The genomic stretch GTGAATTGAGCAGTCCGGTATTATCAATAAAGTAATTGGAAAAGTTATTAGCGGCATCCATCATTGCTGATTTATATGAACCTGAACTTTGTCCTTTAAATTTAATCACTTTACTGACAAGTGCTGGTTGGCCAATATCGATTTGCATCACAACATTGGCAACTGTCTTACCCGTGCGTTCGGTTTTAGACCTAAATCGAACCGGCGTACAGTCTTTATCATCTTTCAATACAAATTGACTCGACTGAATAGCACTTTCAATTGATGGTAAGTAAATTTTATCCGCCATACGATCATTACTTTTTTTGACATTAAAACAAGCAGATCCAATGAATGCATTTTGCTTCGTCAAAAGTACTTCAATATCGCGATGATAATTGCTAGCTTTAGTCGATGAAGACGCAACTGAACTTGCTCGTTTAGCAGATAAATCTAACTTGCTTTTATTGGCCAGCAAGAATAAATAATCATTCAAATCAATTTTTTGCTTACTTAATATGTGACCAAACGGTTTAAGGGCAATATTAAGGTTATCTTCATACAAAGCAATAACCTCACTTTTTGATACTTTACCTATTGCGTAAGAGACCCCTTCTTGCGTTACCATCTCTACCCAGGTGATATGAGGTAATAATACGTCCTCACTCGAAATAGCATTTGTTGACAGTGTTGTGTGTGCCCCCTCAGTGCCAGACGTCATGGCGCGAGAAGATACAGAGCTAGTTACATTCGAATTAAGCGTACGGGCAATCGATGAAATTGCCCCCTGCTTGGCTTTTGTTATATCTTCGCCTAATCCAACACCGATAATATAGCCTTCCTGACTCGGCGGGTTTTCTGCCCAATCAGGCGCTGCAAAAGCAGGTTTGTAAATGAAGGTTAATACTATAAGTAATAAATAGTGCTTCATTTAGATATTACTCACAGCTAGCATTTTTTTATAAAACTGTTGCTTAGCATATACTTTCTTTAAATAATTTCGTGTTTCAGCCGCTGGAAAGTCGTTAACTAGTGATAAATACACAGCTTCGGGTTCTAATGTATTCGCTTTTGTAGCTAAAGCGGATAATGATGTTTTATCCGTGAAGTGTCTTGCTACTGCACCAATCCCACCGTTGTAAGCTGAAATAGCTAAATAAGTACGAATTTCAGGGTTTTTCACCTTACGTAAATAATGCGCTTGTAAAATATTAAGGTAGCCAGTACCAATATCAATATTGAACTCAGGGTTAAATAGCACTTCAGCCGGTAACAATTGCTCTTTGCCTAAAAATCGCTTAGTCACATCTCGACCTGCTGAGGTAGGTACGACCTGCATTAAACCATAGGCCGGAATATGCGATTGAGCCATAGGGTTAAAGTGACTCTCTGTATGCATAATAGCTAAAATAAGGTCAGGTTTAACATCCCACTTAGCTGACTTTTCCATCACCGAAGGTAAATAAACTAACCCTTTTTTTGCTACATTATCTTTTGGGTAATTCATGCTTACCCGGGTGATCTTCAGCCCATTATTTTGCATTACCGACGATGTCGTTGCCGACTTTGTTAATGCTTCAACATTTACGTCTGGTAACATTTTATTGTTTGCGACCAATTTACTTGGTTTTTCAGTGGTCACAACTTTGTCTTTTTTATAAGCTTCTGCTGTTGTTTCAGTCTGTAATTCTGTTAATTGCTTTTGTACAACATCAGCAATATTTTTAGATGTTAAATTATCACCAACAACTTCAACGGTAATCTTACCTGTTTCAAAATTAACCGCTCTTTTAATAGTATTATCTTGGCTGTACTGCACCCAAGTACTGCGGCTTGTTAA from Moritella marina ATCC 15381 encodes the following:
- a CDS encoding LPP20 family lipoprotein, with amino-acid sequence MKHYLLLIVLTFIYKPAFAAPDWAENPPSQEGYIIGVGLGEDITKAKQGAISSIARTLNSNVTSSVSSRAMTSGTEGAHTTLSTNAISSEDVLLPHITWVEMVTQEGVSYAIGKVSKSEVIALYEDNLNIALKPFGHILSKQKIDLNDYLFLLANKSKLDLSAKRASSVASSSTKASNYHRDIEVLLTKQNAFIGSACFNVKKSNDRMADKIYLPSIESAIQSSQFVLKDDKDCTPVRFRSKTERTGKTVANVVMQIDIGQPALVSKVIKFKGQSSGSYKSAMMDAANNFSNYFIDNTGLLNSLLNESANTIEITL
- a CDS encoding murein transglycosylase domain-containing protein; this encodes MVRFVKPLVLSMSLFTSLAVVQNVAAEDSFAESKAAMLSTFNQSKQNSIDSFENSKLEYLAQFNKVKQELAKTWDTPELTSRSTWVQYSQDNTIKRAVNFETGKITVEVVGDNLTSKNIADVVQKQLTELQTETTAEAYKKDKVVTTEKPSKLVANNKMLPDVNVEALTKSATTSSVMQNNGLKITRVSMNYPKDNVAKKGLVYLPSVMEKSAKWDVKPDLILAIMHTESHFNPMAQSHIPAYGLMQVVPTSAGRDVTKRFLGKEQLLPAEVLFNPEFNIDIGTGYLNILQAHYLRKVKNPEIRTYLAISAYNGGIGAVARHFTDKTSLSALATKANTLEPEAVYLSLVNDFPAAETRNYLKKVYAKQQFYKKMLAVSNI